GAAGGCGAGAACATGCTCGTCATCAATCCCGACGAGTGTATCGATTGCGGGGTGTGCGAGCCGGAATGCCCCGCCGAGGCCATCCTCGCCGACACCGATCCGGCGGCGGAAAAGTGGCTCGCGGTGAATGCTCGCTATGCGGCCCTCTGGCCGAACATCTCGGAGAAGAAGGAACCGCCGGAGGACGCGCAGGCCTGGATGGGCCGCGCCGACAAGTTCGAGACCGTCTTCTCCGAGGCGCCCGGCGCCGGCGACTGATCCCCTTTCAAACGGACCCCCACCCATGAGCAACATCGCCCAGGAGACCGTTCTTGAGGTCCGCCACTGGACCGACCGTCTCTTCAGCTTCACCACAACCCGCGACACCGCCTTCCGCTTCAAGCCGGGGCAGTTCACCATGATCGGCCTGGAGGTGGGCGAAAAGCCCTTGCTGCGGGCCTATTCGCTGGCCAGCGCCACCCATGAGGAGCATCTGGAATTCTTCTCCATCAAGGTGCCGGACGGCCCGCTCACCTCGCGCCTCCAGGGGGTGAAGGTGGGCGATCCCATCCTGGTGGGCCGCCGCCCCACGGGCACGCTGCTCCTGGACAATCTCAAGCCCGGCAAGCGGCTCTATCTGCTCTCCACCGGCACGGGCCTCGCGCCCTTCGTGTCCATCATCAAGGACCCGGAGACCTATGAGCGCTTCGAGACCGTGATCCTCGTCCATGGCTGCCGCGAGGTGGCGGAACTGGCCTATGGCGAGGCGGTGGTGGAGGGCGTGCGCACCCACGAATTCCTGGGCGAGCTGGCGGCCGAGAAGCTGCTTTATTATCCCACCGTCACCCGCGAGCCGTTCCGCAATCGCGGCCGCCTCACGGACCTGATGGAGAACGGCACCCTCTTCGCCGATCTCGGCCTGCCCGATCTCGATGTGGCGCACGACCGGGCCATGCTGTGCGGCAGCCCGCACATGCTCGCCGACACCCGCGCACTGCTGGAGGCCCGGTCCTTCGAGGAGGGGGCAGGGCATACGCCCAATCATTTCGTGGTGGAGAAGGCCTTCGCCGAGCGCTGAGGCCGGATCGCCCCGGAGCCGCCATGGCCGAGCTTGTCCCGGCCATCCACGCGCTGCCGCAAGTGCAGGCTTAACGGAGAACCGTGGATGGCCGGGACAAGCCCGGCCATGACGGTGCATTTTGACCTGGGAGGCGCTCCGATGCCTTCGGCGCCTTCGTCTCAATTCGAAGCGAAAACGGCCCCTAAACCGCCACCAGCAGCGGCGCCATAGGGCGTATCTCCTCGTCCGCCGCCGTCCAGTCCCGCCACATAAAAATGGCGAAGGGGGCGGGGGTGTCGAGCACCGTCAGGGGCGCGTGCCAGGTGTCGGCCTTCAGCGTGATGCCCTGGCCCGGGCCGGGCAGGAAGGCGCGGGCGGCGGCAAGGTCCGGCCCGCCATCGGCGCCGTGGGGCGCCACGAGTACCAGCCAGCGGCAGGGCGCCAGGGGCACGAAGCTCTGGGAGGAGAAGACGTGCCGCTCGATCTCCACCAGCGGCACCGGCCGGCCCATCACGGGCGCGGCCAGGATCAGCGAGAGGCTCGGCGGGGCGTCCGGGCGCAGATTGGCCAGCGCCCGGTCGAAATAAACGCGCCGCCCCGGCTCGGTGGGCACCTCCAGCACGTCGCCGAAGGGCGCGAAGGCCTCCGCCGTCAGCGGGGTGGCGTGAAGCGGCGCGCTCACGAGGCCGGCGCCGTGCCCGCCACCGCCAGCACCGCATGCAGGAGCACGTTGGCGCCGGCCGCGCAGTCCGAAGGCGTCGCGTCTTCCAGCTCGTTATGGCTCACCCCGTCCTTGCAGGGCACGAAGATCATGGCCGTGGGGACAATGGTGGCGAGGTGGAAGGCATCATGCCCCGCCCCCGAGACCACTGGCATATGGGAGAGGCCGAGCCCCTCCGCCGCGCCGCGCACGGCCGCGATCATGGCCGGCGCGAAATGGGTGGGCTCCTTGCGCCAGATGGTGTCGAGCTTGATTTCCACCTTCCGCCGCGCCGCGATCTCCTCCACCTTCGCCATCAGGCCCTGGTGCAGCTTTTGCAGGATGTCGGCGTCGGGGGTGCGGAACTCGACGGGGAAGGTGAGGTCGCCGGCGATCACGTTCCGCGAGGGCGTATCCACCACCACGTCGCCGATGGTGCCCACCGCGTTCGGCCCCAGCTCAAGGGCCAGCGCTTCCACGGCCAGCACGATCTCGGACAAAGCGGCGAGCGCGTCTTTCCGCAGACGCATGGGGGTGGAGCCGGCATGGCTGGCGAAGCCGACAATGCGGCCCTCATACCAGATGATGCCTTGGCCATGCTCCACCACGCCGATGGTCTTGCCTTCCGCCTCCAGAATGGGCCCCTGCTCGATATGCACTTCCAGGAAGCCGGAGAGCTTCTGCGCGCCCACGGGCTCATCGCCGCGATAGCCGATGGCGTCCAGCGCCTCGCCCACGCTCACCCCCTGCGCATCGGTGCGGGCCAGCAGCTCTTCCACCGTCATGTCGCCCGCATAGCCGCCCGAGCCCAGCATGGCCGGGGCAAAGCGGGAGCCTTCCTCATTGGTCCAGTTGCACACGCAGATCGGAGTATCGGTGACGATGCCGGCATCATTCAGCGTGCGCACCACTTCCAGCGCCGCCAGCGCGCCCAGCACACCATCGAACTTGCCGCCGGTGGGCTGGGTGTCCAGATGCGAGCC
This genomic interval from Aquabacter sp. L1I39 contains the following:
- a CDS encoding Zn-dependent hydrolase, which encodes MSASLPNLAINADRLWRDIIETARFGGTPKGGVRRLTLSEEDRQVRDWYRAALEEAGCTVTVDGLGNMFAVRPGRDASKAPLGIGSHLDTQPTGGKFDGVLGALAALEVVRTLNDAGIVTDTPICVCNWTNEEGSRFAPAMLGSGGYAGDMTVEELLARTDAQGVSVGEALDAIGYRGDEPVGAQKLSGFLEVHIEQGPILEAEGKTIGVVEHGQGIIWYEGRIVGFASHAGSTPMRLRKDALAALSEIVLAVEALALELGPNAVGTIGDVVVDTPSRNVIAGDLTFPVEFRTPDADILQKLHQGLMAKVEEIAARRKVEIKLDTIWRKEPTHFAPAMIAAVRGAAEGLGLSHMPVVSGAGHDAFHLATIVPTAMIFVPCKDGVSHNELEDATPSDCAAGANVLLHAVLAVAGTAPAS
- a CDS encoding ureidoglycolate lyase, with product MSAPLHATPLTAEAFAPFGDVLEVPTEPGRRVYFDRALANLRPDAPPSLSLILAAPVMGRPVPLVEIERHVFSSQSFVPLAPCRWLVLVAPHGADGGPDLAAARAFLPGPGQGITLKADTWHAPLTVLDTPAPFAIFMWRDWTAADEEIRPMAPLLVAV
- a CDS encoding ferredoxin--NADP reductase, producing MSNIAQETVLEVRHWTDRLFSFTTTRDTAFRFKPGQFTMIGLEVGEKPLLRAYSLASATHEEHLEFFSIKVPDGPLTSRLQGVKVGDPILVGRRPTGTLLLDNLKPGKRLYLLSTGTGLAPFVSIIKDPETYERFETVILVHGCREVAELAYGEAVVEGVRTHEFLGELAAEKLLYYPTVTREPFRNRGRLTDLMENGTLFADLGLPDLDVAHDRAMLCGSPHMLADTRALLEARSFEEGAGHTPNHFVVEKAFAER
- the fdxA gene encoding ferredoxin FdxA — its product is MAYVVTDNCIRCKFMDCVAVCPVDCFYEGENMLVINPDECIDCGVCEPECPAEAILADTDPAAEKWLAVNARYAALWPNISEKKEPPEDAQAWMGRADKFETVFSEAPGAGD